In the Hordeum vulgare subsp. vulgare chromosome 7H, MorexV3_pseudomolecules_assembly, whole genome shotgun sequence genome, one interval contains:
- the LOC123409630 gene encoding uncharacterized protein LOC123409630: protein MDLCTALASKVVKATSAAAHAVTRCDATLLHVHARRLVADAGNDDAAALAALDACVRCDAASLAALEAATCCESAAAEAGEHHRAAATRAAEAARVAAARCDEDGAAAASQAANAFADICVAACGDAERLTLAAGEAAARCVVSRDDAATALLVAQEAATWRRRKAYRESADSHKEARKDAVAEALAVREGSVRCAAASRRAVLAASIARKIASRCEATGAYGAMATAATARAAADRCVAARIDAPAAGDDDADAAADLAVPLADAAALKAREAASVCDLALADPRADAEKEFVDKMRGWLMTVAALFVGIAFQALLHPPDGMSFHRCDILSKNAWKWKESSAAPAPAPSSAATAVNVTSPREAWRLFVLFPMDTEMLPLRKYLLQHAGAYLAAGEKQYFAKTIATAATFRPAMSSSMPIDVIGKSHHRY, encoded by the exons ATGGATTTGTGCACTGCCCTTGCAAGCAAGGTAGTAAAGGCCACATCAGCAGCAGCTCATGCTGTTACCAGATGTGATGCAACGCTTCTCCATGTCCATGCTAGAAGACTAGTTGCTGATGCTGGCAATGATGATGCAGCAGCATTGGCAGCTCTAGATGCTTGTGTCCGATGTGACGCTGCATCTTTGGCAGCTCTAGAGGCTGCTACCTGCTGTGAATCAGCAGCTGCAGAAGCTGGTGAACACCATCGTGCAGCCGCAACTCGGGCAGCTGAAGCCGCTCGTGTAGCTGCCGCTCGATGTGATGAGGATGGTGCTGCTGCAGCATCCCAAGCAGCAAATGCCTTTGCTGACATCTGTGTCGCGGCATGTGGCGATGCAGAAAGACTAACATTGGCGGCTGGAGAAGCTGCTGCCCGCTGTGTTGTGTCACGTGACGATGCGGCAACGGCATTATTGGTAGCTCAAGAGGCTGCTACATGGCGCCGTCGCAAGGCATACAGAGAATCTGCTGACTCCCATAAGGAAGCACGTAAAGATGCAGTCGCAGAAGCGTTGGCTGTTCGAGAAGGCTCGGTTCGCTGTGCCGCGGCAAGTCGCCGTGCTGTATTAGCGGCTTCGATAGCTCGAAAGATTGCTTCCCGCTGTGAGGCAACAGGTGCTTACGGAGCAATGGCGACGGCAGCGACAGCTCGAGCAGCTGCTGACCGTTGTGTTGCAGCGCGTATCGATGCACCCGCAGCTGGCGACGATGATGCCGACGCTGCCGCCGACCTCGCTGTGCCCCTTGCCGATGCTGCAGCGTTGAAAGCAAGGGAAGCTGCTAGCGTTTGTGATTTGGCACTTGCCGATCCAAGAGCAGATGCTGAAAAAGAGTTTGTGGACAAGATGCGTGGTTGGCTCATGACGGTCGCCGCGCTCTTTGTTGGCATAGCATTCCAGGCATTGCTGCATCCGCCAGACGGGATGTCCTTTCACAGATGTGACATTTTAAGTAAAAATGCTTGGAAATGGAAGGAATCTtctgctgctcctgctcctgctccatcTTCTGCAGCAACTGCGGTCAATGTCACGTCCCCCCGTGAAG CCTGGCGTTTGTTCGTT CTTTTTCCGATGGATACTGAGATGTTACCATTGCGCAAATACCTGCTGCAGCATGCAGGAGCATATCTAGCTGCCGGAGAGAAGCAATACttcgccaaaacaatagcaacagcagcaacatttAGACCAGCCATGTCATCATCCATGCCTATTGATGTGATTGGCAAATCACACCACAGGTACTGA
- the LOC123412155 gene encoding uncharacterized protein LOC123412155 yields the protein MAEHQDAVISHFSHPGHELVKRHHSGPFRCDMCWEDLSGTAYSCSAGCDFCIHESCAGHSQTFSSPELHMHPLVLVQTRRDATVSCDVCCGRCVPGSFLYRCPPCGFDMHPACVRLPQVVRSVRDPTHDLTLVVADGRCAACDAGAGHASYYRCTACNVDYHISCAATTGDNNSAQAQQDLEARIVRSRIQEQTRNAILDLWSPSYTVRREYF from the exons ATGGCGGAGCACCAGGACGCCGTCATTAGCCATTTCTCCCATCCAGGCCACGAGCTCGTGAAGCGCCACCACAGTGGGCCGTTCCGCTGCGATATGTGCTGGGAGGACCTCTCCGGCACTGCATACAGCTGCAGTGCCGGCTGCGACTTCTGCATCCATGAGTCTTGCGCCGGTCACTCGCAGACCTTCTCCTCGCCGGAGCTCCACATGCACCCGCTCGTGCTCGTCCAGACCCGTCGCGACGCAACCGTCTCGTGCGACGTCTGCTGTGGGCGATGCGTCCCTGGCTCCTTCCTCTACCGCTGTCCACCATGCGGGTTCGATATGCACCCGGCCTGCGTGCGGCTGCCCCAAGTCGTGCGCAGCGTGCGGGACCCTACGCACGACCTCACACTGGTCGTCGCCGACGGCCGCTGTGCCGCGTGCGACGCCGGCGCGGGGCACGCATCGTACTACCGCTGCACGGCGTGCAACGTCGACTACCACATCTCGTGTGCAGCCACCACCGGCGACAACAACAGCGCTCAAGCTCAACAAGACCTTGAGGCTCGGATTGTACGCTCAAGGATTCAAGAGCAGACTAGGAACGCCATCTTGGACCTGTGGAGCCCTTCCT ATacggtacggagggagtacttctag